The genome window CTCCAACATGCCCGTCTCCGCCAGGGAGGCCAGCATCTACATGGGGGTCACCATCGGCGAGTTCTACAGGGACATGGGATACGACGTCGCCATCATGGCCGACTCCACGTCGAGGTGGGCCGAGGCCCTCAGGGACATCTCGGGGCGCCTCGAGGAGATCCCGGCCGAGGCCGGCTTCCCCGCCTACCTCTCAGACAGGATCGCCCAGATCTACGAGAGGACTGGCAGGGGCGTCGTCATGGGCGAGGGCAGGAAGCTGGGCAGCCTCACGCTCATCGGAGCCG of Candidatus Thermoplasmatota archaeon contains these proteins:
- a CDS encoding V-type ATP synthase subunit A, encoding KGGAAAIPGGFGTGKTVTLQQVAKWSDADIIIYIGCGERGNEMADVVAHFPELIDPRSGRRLIERTVIIANVSNMPVSAREASIYMGVTIGEFYRDMGYDVAIMADSTSRWAEALRDISGRLEEIPAEAGFPAYLSDRIAQIYERTGRGVVMGEGRKLGSLTLIGA